A part of Meleagris gallopavo isolate NT-WF06-2002-E0010 breed Aviagen turkey brand Nicholas breeding stock chromosome 28, Turkey_5.1, whole genome shotgun sequence genomic DNA contains:
- the TSPO2 gene encoding translocator protein 2, which yields MWAYTVGFTVLPHVGGFLGWFINRKETPVWYEKLKKPSWCPPRKMFPVAWTVLYTGMGYASYLIWNDLGGCSSKAIIPLGLYGAQLALNWAWPPFFFGARNLKMALIDILCLDSLAIGTVCSWYRINKVAALLMLPYLGWLAMATCLTIRIWKDNPEQKAGKSE from the exons ATGTGGGCTTACACCGTAGGTTTTACTGTCCTGCCTCATGTCGGGGGTTTCCTCGGCTGGTTCATCAATAGGAAAGAAACTCCTGTTTGGTACGAGAAGCTGAAAAAGCCCTCATGGTGCCCACCCCGCAAAATGTTCCCCGTTGCGTGGACCGTCCTGTACACCGGCATGGG CTATGCCTCCTACCTGATTTGGAATGACCtgggtggctgcagcagcaaagctatCATCCCGCTTGGCCTCTATGGGGCTCAGCTGGCCTTGAACTGGGCTTGGCCTCCCTTCTTCTTTGGTGCACGTAACCTGAAGATG gcgCTGATTGACATTCTGTGCTTGGACAGCCTGGCCATCGGCACCGTGTGCTCCTGGTACCGCATCAACAAGGTGGCAGCGCTGCTGATGCTGCCCTACCTGGGCTGGCTGGCCATGGCAACCTGCCTGACCATCCGCATCTGGAAGGACAACCCTGAGCAAAAGGCAGGGAAGAGCGAATAA